ATTAATAATAGCAGAAATCATTCTCAGCACCTAATTACTGCGATTTCAATGAAGTTGCATAATTGTCTTAATGCTAGTAGGTTCTAGTCTGAGGTCAGTAATGCTTTGAAGCCATTTCCTCAACCTAGCGGCAAATGAACAGGTGAGAAACAAATTATAGGaagttttgaatatatatttttcaaaagaattaAACGCAGGTTTTAAGCAGTTTGTGCTCCCTTGACAAGGGAGTGAGTGTTTCATTCTTATGGGAATGAAAGTTATCATCTACAAGAACTGCTTATTCCCATGACattcttttaccttttatttttattttaaattttcaaaaatgttctttttataaaattactacGGACACGGGTGTCTTTGGGAATAACATTCTTTGGTATAATACTTCCGAAAATGCAAAATCAAGAGTGAAACAAATGTCCACCAAgattttttctttaagaaagAGAGGAGATAGTCAAATGCAAGAGGATGAAAAATCCTCGAGAACTAAAAGATTATTCTTAAAGAAGAGGAACAAAAGAACAAAGTTAAAGAAAAGGAACTAAAGAACAAAGTTAAAGAAACGGAACTAAGAGCATGAAACATTTGCATGGTGTGCTAATGAGTCCCACATTGGAAGTATGGTATTTTTGTGTGGATTAATACAAGGCCTTGTGCTCTTGAATCACGTTGGAAAAAATAATACTGATTCATTTATGTCTGGTTCAAGGATGGCGGCAGTCTTTCACTGGACTCTTTACAGAGGGCATGCACTTTTGAGGCTGAACTTGCTTTACTACTAAGAATCAGCCACAAGTATGGGAAGTCTGGAGCACAGGTACTGTTTTCCATGGGCATATTGGAGCATCTTTCATCTGGCAAGGCAATCAATTTACAGGTTAGGGAAATTTTTCTTGTTAATGCCTCATCTGCTTTAATTCGGGTTACTGAACAGTAAATAATCTGCAGGGAAGTTTAAGGTGGGTTGAGACAAGACATAGAAGAGATGTGACTGTGGATGTTGATAGACAACGGATGATTATAACTCCAGTCATGAGATTAGTGTTTTCACTAACTTCCTTGGTTGATACATCTGACTTTTTGGAGGTTGGCTTTTGTGCTccatttacaatatttttaatatgatggTTTCTATGAATTTTCCTTGCTACCCAATTCGGGAATCAATCATGTTACCACATTCCCTGCCAGggaagttttattattatttcaattgtgaatgaattttatttaaatggaaATCCAATTTTTGTTGCATTGATGTATGATATAGGTGAAGAATAAAATTGTTCGTGAGGTAATCGATTTTGTCAAAGGACATCAATCACTCTTTGATCAGGTTCTCCGTTTAGACATTGCTGAAGCAGATGAGCTAAGAATGGAGCAGATCAATTTAGTTGTTGGTATTCTTAGCAAGGTAttgttcaattatttctgtaTATTTATGAACCTTTTACTGCAAGTGTGATGGTAGCTTGCCAGACTTAGTGTAGGTGAAGTCAAACAATATTAAGTTACTGTTTAATTGAATTCTTTGAGAACTTTACCTTTTATATATAAGGTAAAGCGTGATTTTTTTTCCATGCTCAATGGTAACACCATCCTAGTTCTAGCTGCAAGAGGCTTCAGAATTCTACTTACGAAGCTGTGGTCGTTTCTTTTTGTtactttacattttttatttttattaggtttGGCCTTACGAAGAGAGTGACGGGTATGGTTTTGTTCAAGGGCTTTTTGGTATGATGCGTGCTCTTTTCTCACATGATTCAAAGATTCCTAGTTTTGCTCAATCAAGAGTATCGCCTGAGGTGAGTTTGTAGTTTTCTTAATTAATGTTATGTTATGGCAAAGAGTATTTGACATTATGTATACATAGTATTATTAATCCTAATCTTATGGTGATATTACCTTCTTGAATTATCAGAATCAGAGGAATTCAGAACTACGGATGTTTAATTTGTGCTACAGCCTGAGCTCGTACTTATATTTTCTAGTCATAAAGAAATCCCTGAGATTGCAGGTATATTATACATTCATCAGGCAGTTTTTATTGACCTTGAGCTATTTTCCCCATTCAGCTAGTGTATGTGCATTTTTTTCCCTCTAAACAGAAATTTGTTTTCTCTTGTAATTTTCTGTCTCAGCCTTCAGATGCCTCGTCCAGTTACCCTACTTCTGTTGAACTTCAACAACCTACATTGAGCTTGCTCAATTCCCTTCTTTCTTCTGTTACAACTGCTCTTGAAAGGGCAGCTGAGGAGAAATCCGTATTGCTGAATAAGGTGAAAATGCAAAGAAacttatctctttatcttttacaattgattttgtttacattATTGCCATTTTAATATGGATGTATAAAGAACACCTTATTCGCACATCTGCAGATCCGAGACATAAATGAACTGTCAAGGCAGGAAGTGGATGAAATCATCAATATGTGTGTCCGGCAGGACACTGTTTCATCTTCAGATAACATACAGAAAAGGTTAATCATTTGACTGAGGTCTTTAATTTGAGTTCATCTTCATGTTGTCGTATTTTGTAGTATCTTTCTCCTTTATCCATTACATTCTTTGtatggtttttaaatttttttacaggAGGTACATTGCAATGGTAGAAATGTGTCGAGTTGTTGCTAATAGGGATCAGCTAATCATTTTGTTGCTCCCACTCTCCGAACATATACTAAATATCATCCTTATCCATCTTCAAGAGAGGTGAGGCTTTAAGTTGGAAAGGTGATAAGAATGTTAATGTTAACTgaaattagataaaatattgGGTTCGTGAAGTTTAATGCTAAATGGCCGAACCTTAGGGAAAATTATACAAAGCCCTAAAATGATCTTTGATTCTCTAGGCTAATCTTTCTCTGTAATCTTCTGGCAGTTCTGCTGCGCTTGATTCAACCTTGACAAAAGCAATTACATATGGTTCCAAGTATGATGCACAACAAGACGTTTCTTTGTTATGTGGAAAGTTAGTCCCAACCCTTGAGCGACTTGAGTTGCTGGGTGAGGTATGGGTATAGTTCTTCTTAATGTTCCGATGGTTTAAAGTCAACCTCTTGAATATGACCTTATCTGCTAGATTGTCATGTATTTATTTAGTAGAAATCTGGTTTACCCTAATTGGCCAATTCTATTATGCTTTCTTTTCAGGATAAAGTAGGGCACAATCTCAAAGTATTCCGCAGACTAGCAACTTCTGCCAAAGAGCTTGCaattcaaaaattgatttaaatgtCTTCAAAAATTTGCTTCCCTTAAATTAACTGCTTGGGCGCTGTAAATTATGTAAGTTCTAAGTAGTTTCACAGAATTCAGTTCAAGCTATAAGAAAACAACTTCACACTTTTTGTTGTGTATATGCTGAGATTTTAGTTCTATTTCTGAATTATTGTACTCAAGCATGGATGCAATTTAAAAGTCGTCTTGGAATGGCAAATCGACTAAAGTCCCTGACTGGCCCTTAAATTTTAGACGACGTAGCTGATAAATAGAAATGTTTCCTACGAAGCAAAAGCTACAGCTCTTTGGTCTTGAGGTTTCAGggataaatttgatttatcCTGTTATAGGGTAACAGATTAGTTTCAGGTTTGGTCTCCACTATATTGTGTATTTTCATTGTGATATGTTGAGGTACTGGAGAAGATTGAATGTTGTTTATGATGTCAATATATAACTGGGATGGTAAACATGTTTTAGCattcttgtttttgtaaaatgaaAAGCTAAATTTATGCTTTGGTCGCTatacatttttgtaatataaataaactttttgatgaattataaaaataacgtGAATGAATAAGTTATTTAGAAGATATGCACTATGCATTCTGTTAGAGCTGTTAGATTTTGGaagtttaaataatttgacTATGCAAGTTATCCCATTACTGATCTGCATGAGCTACGATCTCAACAAACTAAAATACTCAGCTTTCCTATTTTTTATTGTCGGTTTATCTCATATTGTCATTGTTAAGTATTGTCATCTATATAAAGGTGGTAGGCAAAAAGAaggtaattttaatattttaatttcataaaattaacaaaatgttgtaaatttatttaatttgattcgAATATAATTGTCTCTTAATATCAGTTTAGAAAACTATTCACTCAAACGAATAAAGCATAAGAgtaatatattgtaattttattgttCTGATCCAAGAGTTGGATGTATCTTTTTTAATTGCGTTTTAAGAGTTGATATGACCATGTTTCTTATCTTGGATATGTTCCAAATGTGTTGAGTGCTGGTAATAAACACAAAAGAATAACATAGATTTTGGTtctaaaattgaataattaaaattaaatgtatctTTCTCGttcttttttctatcttttatatattgttcttattgtattatattttctattgcTATCATAATTCATCTTGATTTCGAAATTAATTGCTTTCAGGTTTCAAATAGACTTGTTTCCTAAAGAGcttttaataaaagattaatcttttaaaaaagttttgcAAAGATAATTCACCCTTTCTAAGCTTCgccttaatatatattttaaggaGATGATCAGACTTTGTTTCTTTGTGAAGTCTTCACATGAAAAACATTGTGATTCTATTTTAGCCTTCCAATATTGGTTTTTTATATgatgttcatcatcttcacgACATCCAGGTGGAGTATTTTCCTTCACGTTCttttaatatcttatattttaaaaatcaaagaacTAAATTAgatcaattttaaaaagaacAAACCAATTTGACCTATATTTATAcgtaatgaaaacaaaattaaactgtTTATCCACAgtgaaaaaagttaaatataataaatgaacaTTGAGATAAGAAAAGCAATTTAagcataaaattaaaacaaatacgTGTTTTTGCGTGTTTATATGAAAAATCTCACTGAATTCTTCGGAAACCTAGAATCCATTTCAAACGGacaaccaatatatatatatataatttatctgaGTGGcgttaaatttaatataattaaaaagggtTTCTGTTAGTtaagttttcttattttaaagaGTTAAAATCTTCTTGTTAATTTCTATTGTGTGGTAATTGTTTTGctttataaaaaagaagaagatattaaTATATGAGTGATAGGAGAGAAATTGaaagtaatataattaagaaaaaggaaagagtaattgtgtttttaaaagaaaataaaagagataagTAGTGAGTCGAACACATGGGTCGGGTCGAACTTAAGAAGAAGGCACATACATAGAAATCTGCAGACATCTCCGACAATCGTCCTTCGCTCTATCTTTGAAAGCACCAATCaacatcattattttattattttctttatattatatttattattattcggAATCCATCGCTTTTTCTTGAAGATTACTGCATCATCCATTCCTCTTATTTTAATCTCTGTATCGCACACACTCACTCACGAGTAGCGTGCCCGTTCTTCTGCTGCGCCTTCACATCAACGTTTTCGTGCACTCAACTATCTCCAATGGCGTCACTAATAGCTGTGTCGCAGACCCAATTGCTGTATATTAAGCCCCGTTTGGTGTCGCCGCCTCATCAATCACGCTCCCTTTTCTTGCCAACGGGGTTACCAGCGGGAGTTCGAGGGGTCCGGGCTACCATGCCGAGAAAGGCGGTTATTGTGTCGGCGGCGACGGCTGAGACGCCGAAGAAGAAGGGGGAGTCTAAGGGCTTCGTGGAGGAGATGAGGTTCGTGGCGATGAGGCTGCACACCAGGGACCAGGCCAAGGAGGGGGAGAAGGAGGTGAAACAACCCGAAGAGAAAGCCGTTACCAAGTGGGACCCAACTGTTGAAGGCTACCTCAAGTTTCTTGTGGATAGTAAGGTCGTTTACGACACGTTAGAAGACATCGTTCAAGAGGCTCCTCATCCTTCTTGTGAGTGTCGCTTTTCTCCCTGGATATTTTAGttaaatggttttttttttcttttgtctgttTTGGATGTGCAGTTGATTGTGGTGTTTATTGTGAGGTCATTCTTGCGGCTGATGTGTGTCTTGCGTTGTGGTTTTCTGTTCTACGAGTTGCACGAGTTTTATGTGATGGTTGTTTTAACTCCAACTAATCATGAGGGCAATTAATAATTATTGCTGTATTTGATAGACAAATGCTAACTAGTGTCTCTTCTTAAGGAATTGAAAGGaaatttgtttcttctttcaagTCCTTAACCAGTGCCATACTGGTTACCAAGTGAGCTGTGGTGAATCTTAGCcctttttgttgtttaattcTAGAGGCTACTTAAGGAGTTTGAGTCTCTGCTCCTGTCTTTGGCTATTtcatttctttgatttttaatttttgcttTGGTGTGCTCATATTGTGATCTTCATGAGGTCTCCCATTTTTTTATTGCTAATATTGTGTGCAAACGATCATCCATAGTATTTTGGGAATGAAGGCGAGATTATATATGTGGGTACAAGTGGGATAGACAGGGTTACAACAAGGTCATTCGAGAGTATCCATCACCTGATTCGTTCATGTTTGACTTGATGATGCTGAAGATAAATTGATTGTAACCAATTTTTGTGAGCAAGATTTTTCTAATTCAGTGTGTTTCTTGTTGTTATCCATATAGGTTGTACTATTCTGTTACATCTACCATATCTACAACTGACATTTTGGTGTcggtatatatatatgtttaaatcCAATTGTTAAATGCCCTATGCACTTCTCTTTCTTGTGTAGATGCTGAATTCAGAAAGACTGGATTGGAAAGGTCTGAAAGTTTGAAAGAAGATTTGGAGTGGTTCAAGGAGAAAGGTTATACTATTCCTGAACCTTCTTCTCCAGGACTTACCTATGCACAGTATCTTAAGGAATTATCCATGAAGGATCCTCAAGCATTCATTTGCCACTTTTACAACATCTACTTTGCTCATTCAGCTGGTGGTCGAATGATTGGGAGAAAGGTAAACAATTACATACATGCTTAAAGAGGTTCAATTAtgttgttacattttttttagaaCATCTTTGGTTGATTGCTATTATGGGCTGGAACATCAGTTTTATGATTTATAGGCGCATTCATATCTGGGGACATATTCTCATTTGTCCTCTCCCTATGGATTGTTTACCACTCTATATTTCTCCTCTGAGAATGTGAGAACATAATGAAGTTTTTAATGAAATGGGAATATCTCATCTTTCCTTTACGTCTGCAATGTTTTATGTCTGATACCAGTAGTAGGTATATATGATCTGGCATGTGGCTATTTCCACAGATATTTGCAGAATGTTGCACATATGTACCATATGTTCTATTTTGTTAGTATTGTCGatgttaattaatcaataatacTAAAGAGTGATACACGTATAATTAGCCTATCACTTAAAAGAACTATAGACATCTCAGTCCAGAGCTCTTTCTGAAGCATTTTGATTATAAGcttttcaaaagtaaaatacaCAATGCACCTGAACCTGATAAGCAATGCAACAGCAAGGATTAAAATTGTGCCTCTTTTAGTTTAGGTTAAacccctttagttgtccctatttatgtgggATTTTCCCAGTTTGATCCCTGTTTTTTTAAAATCCCCAATTGAGTCCTAaaaagtgctaatttgaatcaattgagcccttgccgttaatttggcttaacggggttaagtttttgatgAGGTTGGAGGTTGGCATGTCAAGTTTTGTAAACGTGACATGCTGAGAGGAATGTGCTTGTGCCGTCGTCAGCACCATGGGCAACCCTAGGCCGCCGTCAACCACCCTGCCGCCTTGCCGCAACCTCGCCATCACCCAACACCAGCGTCGCCGCCGCAAGACCACCTTGTGTCGCCGTCACACAATCAATTTATAGCATTCCAgcaaccatcttcatcttctccagcAGAACCCTTGAACGAACGCGAATCGCAACGCTGTCCCGAGTTCGATTTCTCCACCAGTTTGCGAACATCTTCATCAACCTCCCTCACCGTCATTCAAACACCACCCAACACTGCAAGTCGTCGTTGTTCCCCCTGGTGGTTTGGTTGCCCCAATTGATGTCGTTGTTCCCCCCGGTCTCGATCCATCTCAGACCTCTTTCTTCCAGGTGCCTAACATTCCAACCGGTCTTGAGCCATCGCTTGGCTTCTCCATATCGTGCTTTAACATCTGGAATAATTGTTGTTATCTCAAAATAGGAACCCCAATTCCAAAACAGAACCAGAAAGCCATAATCCCAAAATCTCGATCATCAACTCAAATGAAACTTACGAGATCAAGAACACAAGAAGCAAAACTCTGACCCCAAACGCAATTTGAGA
This Vigna angularis cultivar LongXiaoDou No.4 chromosome 4, ASM1680809v1, whole genome shotgun sequence DNA region includes the following protein-coding sequences:
- the LOC108332029 gene encoding heme oxygenase 1, chloroplastic, whose translation is MASLIAVSQTQLLYIKPRLVSPPHQSRSLFLPTGLPAGVRGVRATMPRKAVIVSAATAETPKKKGESKGFVEEMRFVAMRLHTRDQAKEGEKEVKQPEEKAVTKWDPTVEGYLKFLVDSKVVYDTLEDIVQEAPHPSYAEFRKTGLERSESLKEDLEWFKEKGYTIPEPSSPGLTYAQYLKELSMKDPQAFICHFYNIYFAHSAGGRMIGRKVAEQLLDNKALKFYKWDGDLPQLLQSVRDKLNKVAEGWTREEKNHCLEETEKSFKLSGEILRLILS